Below is a genomic region from Populus trichocarpa isolate Nisqually-1 chromosome 15, P.trichocarpa_v4.1, whole genome shotgun sequence.
CAGATAGGGGTCGAACCTATGACTTTCTGCTTAGGAAACAGACGCTCTATCCACTGAGCTACAGGCGCTTCTTGATACCCTAGTGGTTACAATAATATATGTTCTCTTATTAATGTTTACTTAtttataatcataatcataatcataattattttgataaagcaGGTTCAAATCTAAAGCTATCGGTGTGTTTTTGTGCGTGTACCATATTCTTCATGTACCGTTTTAAAAATGTGTGGCTTCTTTCAATTGCTAGACAAGGACCGTGTAGTATATAtgcttcaatttaaaaaataaaaactatatatacttGCTagtacaaataaatttattcgtCTCCACATGCCCACAAAAGTTGATAGGGTGGGAGGACCGTatctttttagctttttatgaATACTATAgggattttatataaaaataaataaatcagtgGGGGCTATGGTACCCAAGCTAGCTAATTATAAGCATGGACATTAGCGGACACCAAGAACAGAACATATGATCATCAGACAAAGCTTTTTTCCGGATAAGATCTGGTAATAAATATTGCATCTTTCTCCGTATTTAATTTACGGCTAGATATATATGTGTGAACTACAAAATAGAGAGGGAGATATATAGTTAAATACGGCATAAAATCTAATTACAAGGCAAAATCTTGTTAGAACTCAACCTCTTCATACCAGAAAGAAGGACAATTCTTTTCAATCACAGTTTACATGTTTGAATCTAAAACAACCACAAGAAATCCGAAGTGTACGTACGTAtgtacatacatacatacatacatacatacatacatacatatatatatatatatatatatatgatcatatattatttttttatgtcatagctagtaattaactaataataactaTGGCAAAATATTTCTTGCTTCTTCTCGTTTTAATTCTTGGTGAAGCTACTTCAACTCAATCTCGAAGCTTACGAAGCTGTAATCAAGTTTACAATGTGATTGATTATGGAGCTGTTGGAGACGGGGATACTGATGATACCCaggttcttttatttatttattttgttttaattgctaATATTTGCTGCctagttttaatttcttttctatgtgcaaCTTGACAATAATGTCTTCTGGCTacctagttttatttattttatttttttcatgttcgtATTTTTGGGTCTTAGttatttgttgaaaattctGGTCCTGGCTAAATATTTATGAAACAATCGGTtcttaattaaacattaattaatcaaaggTTAACTAATTGATTACTCATGTCGAGCAAACTATAGGTTCTTTACGtacaattaatcaaataattattctcGTCTAAGAAAAAttgcttctctttctttctgtcCGTGACGAATATCAAATAGTTCTAACCTAATTGAATGGGAGtatatctaaaatttaaataataatactaataatccTTATCTAAACAGGTAGTGTGAGTAAAGTAATTAAGAAGCAATAataacttggtaaaaaaaatctatcagaagtgaatattattattcttgtaaCGTGGCATGTACTGAGGAAAACTCTtaattcatcaataataataatattttggtattCCATAAATATGATTTGCTCTCTCAGGCCTTCAAGGATGCATGGAAGGATGTGTGCAAGTCTTCATCATGCTCAGTACCGATCATACAAGTTCCTAGTGGCAAATCATTCTTGCTCCAGCCCTTGACCTTCAATGGCGAATGCAAACCCGATCAGATTATTTtccaagtaattaattaaacactcaatatattatatatatacattacccctttataattatataaacttgATAGATAATTACTTTCTAAATGCGAATTCACTATCTTAATTGTAGATTGATGGAACGATGAAGGCACCGAGTGATCCCAGTGACTGGAAATGCCAAGAACACAGATATTGTAAGCAATGGATTACCTTTGATGAGGTTGATAACCTTACGATTCGTGGATCCGGTACCATGGATGGTCAAGGATCAACATGGTGGGAACGTCATTCCTCTTGTAAAGATCACAAGCATAGAGATAGAAGAGTGAGTCTAATTAATTcgttatataaatatatatttctactCTTAATTACTTCTTATATTGGCTCccaaattgttaattttactaattaatCTTGCACTCTTGGCAGGTTTGCGGTAGAAAACCAACGGTAAGCAATCATCCTCATAATTAATGACCCAATTATAACCAGAGTTCGGCTGAcctaatatttcttttcaactttGGATTAAGTTTTTTTCCCACCATCTATTTCTCTAATATCAGTTGATTGATTGAACAAATTTAGGGTTTAGTAATATCACACTCCCAGAATGTTCATCTCGAGGGCTTGACGTTCAAGGACAGTCCACAGATGCATATGGCTTTTGAGAGATCCGAGTGGGTGTATGCTTCTAACCTCACTATCCAAGCCCCTGGAGATAGCCCCAACACCGATGGAATTCATCTCCAGCATgccaaaaatatctttatagatTATAGTCGCATCATGACTGGTGAATTCATGCTTCTTGtgaattaatttcattaatttttgctGTATTTCctagttatttattattaggtccattaatttaagaatttagGTGATGATTGTATCTCGATCGGGGACGGTTCATCCCAAATTAATATTACCCGTATTGCATGTGGTCCGGGTCACGGAATAAGGTAtgggaaaataaattttttaattaattattaccctattatttattataatcaagTAATAATCACCTTATCGAtttaactatttgttttttt
It encodes:
- the LOC7453819 gene encoding probable polygalacturonase At1g80170, which produces MAKYFLLLLVLILGEATSTQSRSLRSCNQVYNVIDYGAVGDGDTDDTQAFKDAWKDVCKSSSCSVPIIQVPSGKSFLLQPLTFNGECKPDQIIFQIDGTMKAPSDPSDWKCQEHRYCKQWITFDEVDNLTIRGSGTMDGQGSTWWERHSSCKDHKHRDRRVCGRKPTGLVISHSQNVHLEGLTFKDSPQMHMAFERSEWVYASNLTIQAPGDSPNTDGIHLQHAKNIFIDYSRIMTGDDCISIGDGSSQINITRIACGPGHGISIGSLGIDGESETVEDVHVSDVVFTETTNGARIKTWQGGKGFARNIVFENIRSEGARNPIIIDQYYCDHKHCTDHSSAVEISKIRFENIYGTSHRKPAVHIACSKSVPCTDIVLSNVHLEAADDGDGDDGDEPSTYCANVQGHAMGRVFPPLTCLS